In a genomic window of Erigeron canadensis isolate Cc75 chromosome 5, C_canadensis_v1, whole genome shotgun sequence:
- the LOC122601010 gene encoding disease resistance protein RUN1-like → MASTSSNTSPVPNNKVCRYDVFLSFRGETRFTITDHLYVALQDAGLITFRDNDDIGRGEDLQPEIERGIRESRASIVVLSEKYANSRWCLDELCLILEQANKRRHFVLPIFYKVDPSHVRNQEGSFEIKVKCNTKWTQGNVERWKAALKKVGNMAGEVAIGPETKFLKKVVHIIEKRLDLKEVYRKANLVGMDTWRKEIDYWLEKSNAQILAVWGMAGIGKTTLARHTVYSNWESFVSISILEDIGSKSTKQLHKLQQKLLEDILQGKKRKIPSVWQGTSKIENALKTEKALIVLDNIVEPSQLFALIGTGVKTQCKIIITTRKSNPNKWFESAARWCQELEMKSLDKNDSLELLSRHAFRSQYLTDGYDRLVEKALWYCEGNPLALEVLGSSLSQNNRQLWESRLNSFEKELHARIHSVLIGSYESLPLDSDRESFLHIACFFVGIDIDYVVKILEPDYSALSGIETLFKSCLLSVSPNKKLMMH, encoded by the exons ATGGCTTCCACTTCTTCCAATACATCCCCAGTTCCTAACAATAAAGTTTGCAGATATGATGTGTTTCTAAGTTTTCGAGGCGAAACTCGTTTCACTATTACCGATCATCTCTATGTTGCATTACAAGATGCAGGACTTATCACTTTTAGGGATAATGATGACATTGGCAGAGGTGAAGATCTGCAGCCAGAAATTGAGAGAGGAATTAGAGAATCAAGAGCATCAATTGTTGTACTATCTGAAAAGTATGCAAATTCTAGATGGTGTCTTGACGAGCTATGTTTGATCCTTGAGCAAGCAAATAAGCGAAGACATTTTGTTTTACCGATTTTTTATAAGGTTGATCCCTCACATGTTAGGAATCAAGAGGGAAGTTTCGAAATAAAGGTGAAATGCAATACAAAGTGGACACAAGGTAACGTTGAAAGGTGGAAGGCAGCCCTCAAGAAGGTAGGTAATATGGCTGGCGAAGTTGCAATTGG GCCTGAAacgaaatttttgaaaaaagttgTTCACATCATTGAGAAAAGGCTTGATCTCAAAGAAGTTTATCGTAAAGCCAATCTAGTAGGAATGGATACTTGGCGTAAGGAGATCGATTATTGGTTAGAAAAATCCAATGCCCAAATACTAGCAGTTTGGGGAATGGCAGGAATTGGTAAGACGACTTTGGCCAGGCACACTGTCTACTCTAATTGGGAAAGTTTTGTAAGCATCAGCATATTGGAGGACATTGGTAGTAAATCAACAAAACAATTGCATAAGCTACAACAAAAGCTTCTTGAAGATATCTTACAGGGCAAGAAGAGAAAAATCCCCAGTGTTTGGCAAGGTACGAGTAAGATCGAAAATGCCCTAAAAACAGAAAAGGCACTCATTGTGCTTGATAACATTGTCGAACCGAGCCAATTGTTTGCCTTAATTGGAACTGGAGTTAAAACACAATGCAAGATTATAATAACAACAAGGAAAAGTAATCCAAATAAATGGTTTGAGTCTGCAGCTCGGTGGTGTCAGGAACTCGAAATGAAATCGCTTGATAAGAATGATTCACTGGAGCTGTTAAGTCGTCATGCTTTTAGATCCCAATATCTGACCGATGGTTATGACCGTCTTGTAGAGAAGGCACTATGGTATTGTGAAGGAAATCCACTTGCTCTTGAAGTATTGGGTTCCTCCCTATCTCAGAATAACAGGCAACTTTGGGAAAGTAGATTGAATTCGTTTGAAAAAGAGCTTCATGCTAGAATTCATAGTGTACTGATAGGGAGCTATGAGTCCTTGCCACTTGACTCAGATAGAGAATCGTTTTTGCATATTGCTTGTTTCTTTGTTGGCATAGACATAGATTATGTAGTGAAGATATTAGAGCCTGATTACTCGGCTTTATCTGGAATAGAAACCCTCTTTAAGAGTTGCCTTCTTTCGGTTTCACCAAACAAAAAACTAATGATGCACTGA
- the LOC122598901 gene encoding disease resistance protein RRS1B-like gives MLQEMARTIVYKESPKDPSKRSRVWRDEESYDMLIKGKGTENIEGALDIKLLNQGKAPHAYKSSNLTTASFKKMDKLRLLQLNCVGLSGPYKNFSEQLRWLCWIGFRLRAIPSDLCMENLVAIGMSYSYLEEFEPPVDLHSLKILNLRSSKDLREIRNIYRLRYLEILILWDCISLTHVNLGGLTCLALLNLTGCKKLCTREELSQKGLLQKIKRKLSQKGSSLHSIKSTQQASFLLPQSIERLYLMNCNLSDTDYFPLTFKDQSLLIYLNLVNSPFEFLPSYNYLRGLRVLDVSGCNDLKELRCLPSTLAELYIYYCIKLNIVTFESHRFTLQEFGYEGCVNLCEVEGLFKLIPVTKLEESDLKHMTWLRSYQDLKVCLVGDAELTKGRSSCVQMLYEFNIMSTSLPNIKNSNMMPDTDYTYTSQDTGYMYTLLDTAFILDSDFMYTPTLTLLSFQVPACPEHRRLEGLIISFQYKARGEDSVWFAKVSTPSGVNLMYNPRVFGKPDEVGIWSSYWPIGKALHNEETVTVSIVVIKGLDIN, from the exons ATGCTTCAAGAAATGGCAAGAACAATTGTCTATAAAGAGTCACCCAAAGACCCTTCTAAACGTAGTAGAGTTTGGAGAGATGAGGAGTCTTATGATATGTTGATAAAAGGAAAG GGTACTGAAAATATCGAAGGTGCTCTTGACATAAAGCTGCTAAATCAAGGAAAAGCGCCGCATGCGTACAAG TCATCAAACCTAACTACAGCGTCATTTAAGAAGATGGACAAACTGAGATTGCTCCAGCTAAACTGTGTGGGTCTCAGTGGACCCTACAAGAATTTTTCAGAACAGTTAAGATGGCTCTGCTGGATTGGATTCCGTTTACGAGCCATACCTTCCGACTTGTGCATGGAAAATTTGGTGGCTATAGGTATGAGCTACAGCTACTTGGAAGAATTTGAACCACCTGTG GATCTTCATTCACTCAAGATTTTGAACCTAAGAAGCTCAAAGGATCTACGCGAAATCCGCAATATCTATCGACTCCGTTATCTTGAGATATTGATTCTCTGGGATTGTATAAGTCTGACTCACGTAAATCTTGGAGGTCTTACTTGTCTTGCTTTATTGAATTTAACAGGGTGTAAAAAGCTGTGCACGAGGGAGGAACTAAGTCAAAAAGGGCtgttgcaaaaaataaaaagaaaattaagtcAAAAAGGATCATCTCTTCATTCCATAAAAAGTACCCAGCAAGCTTCCTTCCTTTTGCCGCAGTCAATAGAGCGGTTATATCTAATGAACTGCAATCTTAGTGACACTGATTATTTTCCGCTTACTTTTAAAGACCAATCGCTTTTGATATACTTGAATCTAGTCAATAGTCCGTTTGAGTTCCTGCCTAGTTACAATTATCTTAGAGGTCTTAGGGTCCTTGATGTCAGTGGTTGCAATGATCTTAAAGAGTTGCGATGTCTTCCGAGTACACTTGCGGAATTGTACATTTATTACTGTATTAAGTTAAATATAGTTACCTTTGAGTCACATCGATTCACATTGCAAGAATTTGGCTATGAAGGCTGTGTCAATTTGTGTGAAGTTGAAGGCCTTTTCAAATTGATACCAGTAACCAAGCTTGAAGAATCTGATTTGAAACACATGACTTGGCTCAGATCATATCAAGATCTTAAGGTGTGTTTGGTTGGAGATGCTGAGCTTACCAAAGGCAGGAGTTCATGTGTCCAG ATGCTGTATGAATTCAATATAATGAGCACATCTCTGCCAAACATAAAGAATTCAAACATGATGCCTGATACCGATTACACGTATACATCACAAGATACTGGTTACATGTATACATTACTTGATACTGCATTCATACTTGATTCTGACTTCATGTATACACCAACATTGACATTATTGTCTTTTCAAGTGCCTGCATGCCCAGAGCACAGGAGGCTCGAAGGATTAATCATAAGTTTTCAATATAAGGCACGAGGTGAAGATTCGGTATGGTTTGCTAAAGTTAGCACGCCTAGTGGTGTTAACTTGATGTACAACCCCAGAGTCTTTGGCAAACCTGATGAGGTTGGTATTTGGTCAAGCTATTGGCCAATTGGGAAAGCATTACATAATGAAGAGACAGTTACTGTGTCTATCGTTGTGATCAAGGGTCTGGATATAAATTGA
- the LOC122598904 gene encoding uncharacterized protein LOC122598904 isoform X2, producing MQPANSMMELNPLVQILDMSLSLLDGWFSNDKQERLLLIEEESFKNHTLMPLNLESEDINPVPLDADLTWIAKWPSCHTLRAPSHLSIPATMCIPLHE from the exons ATGCAGCCTGCAAATTCAA TGATGGAGTTAAATCCTTTAGTTCAGATTCTGGACATGAGTTTGTCACTTCTGGATGGTTG GTTCAGCAATGACAAGCAAGAGCGGCTACTGCTTATTGAAGAAGAAAGCTTTAAGAACCACACTTTGATGCCCCTTAATCTGGAAAGTGAGGACATCAATCCTGTTCCGCTAGATGCTGATCTGACGTGGATTGCCAAGTGGCCATCTTGTCACACTCTCAGAGCTCCAAGTCATTTAAGCATTCCTGCGACTATGTGTATTCCTTTACACGAATGA
- the LOC122598904 gene encoding uncharacterized protein LOC122598904 isoform X1 codes for MQPANSITVMELNPLVQILDMSLSLLDGWFSNDKQERLLLIEEESFKNHTLMPLNLESEDINPVPLDADLTWIAKWPSCHTLRAPSHLSIPATMCIPLHE; via the exons ATGCAGCCTGCAAATTCAA TAACAGTGATGGAGTTAAATCCTTTAGTTCAGATTCTGGACATGAGTTTGTCACTTCTGGATGGTTG GTTCAGCAATGACAAGCAAGAGCGGCTACTGCTTATTGAAGAAGAAAGCTTTAAGAACCACACTTTGATGCCCCTTAATCTGGAAAGTGAGGACATCAATCCTGTTCCGCTAGATGCTGATCTGACGTGGATTGCCAAGTGGCCATCTTGTCACACTCTCAGAGCTCCAAGTCATTTAAGCATTCCTGCGACTATGTGTATTCCTTTACACGAATGA
- the LOC122598902 gene encoding probable serine/threonine-protein kinase PBL28, which yields MEAGKLTPDWFRILVDNKIDYTEVGGWRMTGKPEHPYQSYTELKTIGCIMYGPAMEESCKITKLSKSSLDDKVMESTTELRKAIIPMDIVINETMASTSSSLADKIQSSDLVSDFSIWSLKVENLKHMEIQLDDIRVATNNFSEAYCIGSGAYGKVYKGELYLSDRVSSLALETMNVDKLPRKSTVATKCNILRVELGNKGFLAQLELLSRCENPNVLRLFGFCVDGPVRILVYEYASNGSLDNYLNSTDKMINLTWDQRLKMCLGIAYGLNYLHKAEGDKRITIHGDIKSDNILLDENLEVKIADFGLSLFHPINHSESTIHMKNFAGTNVYADPEYLKTGKLKIESNIYSFGVVLFEILSGKSAYDSYYTNQYEMGLAPVAREHFSKGTILEMVDATLMSEAHELGSRPRIRPHPHSLETYCKIAYECLAETQAHRPKIDAIIKELEKALHFQEESYKIAELSKIISC from the exons ATGGAGGCTGGAAAACTCACTCCGGATTGGTTCAGGATTTTAGTTGATAATAAAATTGACTATACAG AGGTAGGAGGATGGAGAATGACTGGTAAACCAGAGCACCCATATCAATCATATACAGAATTGAAGACCATTGGATGCATCATGTATGGTCCTGCAATG GAGGAAAGTTGCAAGATTACAAAGTTATCGAAATCATCTCTTGATGATAAAGTGATGGAGTCCACAACTGAACTTCGTAAAGCAATAATACCAATG GATATCGTCATAAATGAGACCATGGCGTCTACCTCAAGCTCGCTAGCTGACAAAATTCAATCTTCAGATTTAGTATCTGACTTCAGCATATGGTCTCTAAAG GTGGAAAATTTGAAACATATGGAAATTCAACTTGATGACATACGGGTGGCGACAAACAATTTTAGTGAAGCATATTGTATTGGATCGGGGGCATATGGGAAAGTGTATAAAGGAGAACTTTATCTTTCAGATAGAGTAAGTTCGTTGGCATTAGAAACCATGAATGTAGATAAATTACCCCGGAAAAGCACTGTTGCCACAAAATGCAATATACTTCGCGTAGAGCTAGGGAATAAAGGGTTCTTGGCCCAACTAGAATTGCTTAGTAGATGTGAGAATCCCAACGTACTCCGTCTTTTTGGATTTTGTGTTGACGGTCCCGTAAGGATTCTTGTGTATGAGTATGCTTCTAATGGAAGCCTGGATAATTATCTCAATAGCACGGacaaaatgattaatcttaCGTGGGATCAACGTTTAAAGATGTGCCTCGGTATTGCATACGGATTAAATTACCTCCACAAAGCAGAGGGCGACAAAAGAATTACAATACACGGTGATATAAAGAGCGATAACATTCTTTTGGATGAGAACTTGGAGGTCAAGATTGCTGATTTTGGTCTTTCTCTATTCCATCCTATAAATCACTCGGAAAGCACTATACATATGAAGAACTTTGCTGGAACAAATGTGTATGCAGATCCAGAATACTTGAAGACCGGTAAATTGAAAATAGAATCCAACATTTACTCTTTTGGAGTAGTTTTGTTTGAAATCCTATCCGGGAAGTCAGCCTATGATTCATATTACACCAACCAATATGAGATGGGGCTTGCACCTGTGGCACGAGAGCACTTTAGTAAGGGAACAATATTGGAAATGGTAGATGCCACATTAATGAGTGAAGCTCATGAACTTGGTTCTAGACCAAGGATAAGACCACATCCACATTCCTTGGAAACATATTGTAAAATCGCGTATGAATGTTTGGCAGAAACTCAAGCCCATCGTCCAAAAATCGATGCCATCATCAAGGAACTTGAGAAAGCATTACATTTTCAA GAGGAAAGTTACAAGATTGCAGAGTTATCAAAAATCATCTCTTGTTGA